The Ascidiaceihabitans donghaensis genome includes the window TCCTTTTTCTTCGAGGTCATTTCGCACCTTCTTTCTTAGCGATGATGCGGGACACTTCAGTTTCTAGCGCGCTAAGGTCGTCGCCGTACTTGTCTCGAAAATACGGGCTGCTCCAAACCACGCTGGCGATCTCGTCCAATGTGGCATTGGCCTCGTACAGCCCAGCGACTAGCGCATATATTCGGTTTGAACGATTGTCCGCTTGAACTTGTTTGTGTCGTATGAGTGAGCGCGTCGAAGCACTTAATTTGGCCCGATGATTTTTCAGAACCTCCAATGGGGTAAATGCCAAATGATCCATACCCAATGCTTTGTACGTGCGCTGATAGCTTCGTCCGTTGTCTGGCGTCGGTTCGGGGCGTTCTGCAACACGGTTCCAGTTACGCGAAACCAACTTGACGAACGGCTCGTCATATTTGGGCTTGTGGTTGATCGAGCCGGGAACGCGTAGCATCTTGGTAATGGTCCAGCCATTGTCGCCCCCGTGTCTGTCAGCAAGCGAACGTGAGAAACGTTCGGCTTCTTCTATGCTGTACCGCTTGTCCCAAAGCCAAAGACCTTGGAAGCGGCCCGGCGAGGTTTCCCAGAGATGATTGGGATGTGGCTCATAAGCGCTGGGATCGCTATCGTCAATGTCGCACCAAGCCAGCCTTGTGGGTAGCGCAAATTCTGTTTTGCGCCGTTCGACCGAAAATGGGTTTGGACAAAAGTAAAGATTGAAATCCCATCGCGAGTGAGTGTTCAGGAACCTGTTCAGGCCAACAGTGACATCGTTGGCCCTCACAATATGTTCACGCCAGTGGTTGCCGTCGGGATCGGTTGTGGCGACAAAAAAGAAGCTGGGCTTCGGTGCACCTTTCCAAATGTCATGCAGGAAACCCACCATGCTTTGGTGGATGACGCAGTCGTCGTTATAGTCCTTGAATGCATATGGATGCCCTTTGCGAGGGCGAGCTTTTGCTTTCACGCGAGTTCGCATGTTCTGTCCTTTCAATTTTTTGGGGGGAATTCAGGGCGCTTTGCGCCCCATATCAAAACTCGGCGTAATGCGTGCGAGAGCGTTCTTCGGCGCGCTCAGCGAGCCACTGTTCAATCTCATTCAGCAACCAAGCGACGCTTGTGCCCGCAAGTCGGACTCGGCGTGGAAACCGTCCACGTGCCTCCCAGCGCAAAAGCGTACTGTTGCTAACGATAATACCAAGGCGCTTGAGATCAGCGCGTGTTGCAAGGGCCTTTTGGCCATCTGAAATATTCATTGTCTTTCCTTCAACATGTTTGCGTTTGTGAAGGAGCGCTCCGACAAGAAGGAAGATGGATCAGGTTGGATCGTATTGCGAGCGAAGGTCCTGAAGCCCTCAACTCATTTCGAATTCGGGTTTTCAAATGGCTTAGATGTTCGCCTGTATCGGGCCGTCAAGCTGTTCGTAGTTGCCAGTCGTTTCAAAGAAAACGCGCCTAACGAAATCAGGGACATGGCCTATGCTCTGACCCAGATCCTTGTCCCAATTTCCCCGTGAAAGCTTTAGGTTTGGATAGTGTTCACGCAGTTCTGAAAGACAGACAAAAACCACGTAATGTCTGATTTCATGAGTGTGAGTGATCTTGCCAGCGGTTTCACCCGTGATTTCGTCCTCAAATTCACGTTGAAGCAATGTCACCTTGTTCTTTAGGTCGGCCAGCGCATCATGCAGAGCCGCATTCGCGTGCGGATCATCGTCGCCAAAGCGCTCCCAATGCGCGAAATGGGGAGCATTCTCATCACTCAAAGCAGCTTGCAGCGTTTCAATCGGATTGACCACTTGGCGTTGCAGCCATGTCTTTCGTTGTGTCAGCGATTTGTCGAATGGAGCCAGACGGAAACCATTGGGAGAGGCTTCAATCCCCCGACGAACTCGAAGGCATTCGTCGCGCAGTTTGCCCCAAAAGGCTGCAAAAACTTGATCGTCTTCAAGCCCAAGGGTTACTCGGACTTCCTCCCGGCACTCGTCTCCGAACGCGCCGTCGTGATTTTCGTCAATTCGTTCGCCCACAATTCCAGCGCCTCGCGTTTCTCGTTGAAATATGTGTAGCGATTGTAGGTTGCGCCGACGCCTGAGACGACCCCTGATTTGTGGTTGGTCACGGCATCGATCACGTGGGGTGCAACGCCGATCTTCGCCATACCCGTAGAGGCCGTGCGTCTGAAATCATGAAAGCGCCAATCAGGTGTGTTTTCCGGCAGCGTCGCCTCGATACGTTCTTTGAGGCGTCCGAACCCAGAAATCGCTGAACGCCCAGTCGTCGTGAACACGAAGTCGCTGTCGAGGAACCTGTGCAGGGATCGCAGTATGTCCACGGCCTGTGGAGGCAGCGGCACGATATGCAGGCGCGCGTTTTTTACACGGCTGGCCGGAAGCTCCCAAATTCCCTCATCAAGATTGAGTTCAGACCAGCGCATGTCAGACACTTCTGCCCGTCGCTGCCCCGTCATCATCAACAGCTTGAGGAAGGGACCGAAGGGATAGTCCTCGGCATCGCTGTGCTGCCATATCATGGGAATTTCATCATCGTTGAGTACGCGATCACGAGGAATTTCGCGCGTAGGCGGCCTGAGGAGAGCCACAGGCGATGTTTCGATATCGCCGCGCATGACACACCAGTTCATGAGCTTTTTGATCGCTGAGAGCGCCCGGTTTGCCCGCGTCGGCGTGCCGTTGGCGATGATGCTGTCCAGTACCTTGCTGACATCCTGCCGCTTGATCTGGTCGATTGGCCGATCCTTCAATCCGTCGAACTTGTGCAGCACGCTTTCGGTGCGTTTCCAATCCTTGGTGTTGGGCTTCGCGTGAAGCTCGATGAACTTGGGGATCATCTCGCCCAGCGTGTCAGTTGACACCTCGGAAACCTCAGGGGTCTTGTCGAACTCGCCCAATTCGACATCACGGGCGATTTCCATCGCGCGGCGTCTTGCATCGGCAAGGGAGACCACAGGGTAAGGGCCGATTTTCACGCGCCTGCGCGAACCGTTCGGGCGCACCAACGTGTAGAACACCTTGGCACCTGTGGTCGACACACGCACATGCAGGCCGTTTGTTTTCTGGTCGCGCACCTCGTACCGTTTTACGGCCGCTGGTGGCATCGCGTCGAGTGATTTGGTTGTCAGCATCTGTTTCATGCAGGCATCGTAAGACACCCAGAATCCGCGTGTCAGGGTACAACTTGAAAGGGAGCGAAAGGTAATGCTAACTGGTGCTATGAGATGGGCGCTTTTGACAGGGAAGCACGTAAAAGAAATCTCGACTCGTCATTTAAGATTTCTAAGTAGGTTGGGTTCAGGACGTGAAATACGACGCAATTACGATTGATACTCAAGTAGTCTACTCCAACGATCTTGAACTCGACACAGGATTGGTGGGTCAACTTGATCAATTCAAAGATGGTCTAGTGCAGTTTCTGTTGTCAGAAATCACGGTGCGCGAAATCCACAAGCCACTAATGGAAAAAGCAAAGGCAACGCATGATGCGCTGACCAAGGCGATCAGGGCGGGACGGTCGAATGACCAGCTCTCTGACCAACAGTGCTCCGAGTTGGAAGCTATCCGAGATGGCATGATAAGGCCCTCCGAGCACGCGAAGAATCAGCTGGCTGAATTTGCCACTAATACCGGAGCCGAGGTTGTTGCTGCGGACACAGTAGCTGTTAAGCCACTGTTAGACCGATACTTTAGAAATGATGCTCCATTTGCCAGTAAAGGCAAAAAGAACGAGTTCCCGGATGCCATCGCACTTCTGACGTTGGAACGCTGGGCGATTGAAAAACAAAAACGGATTCTAGCAGTCAGCAATGATGGAGACTGGAAATCATTCGCTGAACAGTGTGAACACATTGATGTCGTAGATGACCTCGGGAAAGCCCTTGAGGTATTGAATGAACTGGCTGAGGAAACAGTCCCTCTTGCCAAGAACGTTTTGGGTTTGATCAGTGCTGGTGATCCTGATTTGACACATAACCTTAGGTCATTTTTGGAAGACGCGGTGGAATCGGAATGCCCTTATCTAGAATTTGATGGGCCAATGCCGGGCGAGGATGAAGGCGCGAGTCTATCGCTTGTAAGTTTTGAGATTCCTGGGTTGGAAGACGAAAGCACTGATATCGACATTGTCCGCGTTGGCACTCAGGGATTTGCTTTCCGGGTACCAGTCAGCATCACCGCAAACGTTTACGCTGAAATTAGTTTCTCTATCAGAGATTCTATCGACAAGGACTATGTTCCGATGGGGTCGACCTCGGTTGAGCAGGAAACTGAGTTTGACGCTTTCCTGTTGCTTGAAATCAGTCATTTCATAGACGACGAAGACGAAAAATCTGTTGTATATGAAATCGACAATGTGGAACTCTTAGACGCCCCGAGTTCTGTTGACGTCGGTTACATTGATCATTCTCTTGCTGAACCGGACTATGACTTCGAAATGGAATACATGCTTGAAGAGCAAGGGCAGCACTGAACCTTTGAGAGGTAGGTTTGGTTTCCACTTCGAACTGAGCGATAATATGCGGCATGCACCCTGCATGATCTCAATTTCCAATATTTGAAGAGTGCCTTTGTAAGGAAGTGCGAATTGATCGAATTGAGCCTCATGTTTTCTGTGGCAAGATGACCAGCACGCCTAGCCAGATTGCTTCGTATCGCCTTCGCTAGAATAGCGCTGGACCCAACTAGTGAATTCGTTTGAAACTAGTGTTGGATCATCCAATTCTCCGACCAAAGCATCAAGCGTTTCAATCAGGTTATCCGGCATGCCTTGATCTACTAAATCACGTCTGAAGTGGGCATAGCCGTCGAGTGCGTTGTGCGCATAGGCTGCTGAAAGCACTGCGAAAAAAGCATGATGGTCAATGTTCCAAGCGCATTTTATGGCATTGCTCCATGCCTCAAGATCATGGGGGCATTGGATGCCACAGAGTAAGAAATGGTGTAAGGCGTCGTTGAACTCCGATCTAGCTGAGCACGAAACACCGACATTAAAATTCGATACTGGATCAAGCGCATTCGCGCTATCCAGTATTCTTTGGAACTCTTGCTCATGCTGTAGGTTTAGACCTTCGATGTCTCGAAGTATTTTCGACGCTTCATGCCAGCGAACGACAAGATTTTCCCCGTACTTTTCAAATAGCCAATCGCAAAGCGATAGCTTCATTTGAGAGCTGAACTTTTCCGGGCTTAACCGCTGTGAGCCTTCGGCGGTTTTGTAAGACTTTGTTGCAAGTTCAATTTCGCCCGAGAGCAGCTGAGCATCTCCCAATCTGTGCCAGTCTGTCGCTGCCGATGTATCTGTGATCGCCGACTCATAAAGCTTGCTGGCTGGAAGGTAATGTCGAGAATTGTAAAGGGCTCCACCGAATTCCCGAAGAAAGTAATCCGTGGTCAGGTACTCTGGGCGAAGCTTTCGGGCTTGGTTATAGTACCAAACGGCATCGGCAAAATTTGCGGTTTGAAGAGCAACATTGCCTTGATTATAAAAGGTTGCGGCGGCGGGACCCTGCATGTCGTTTTGAATGGCGAATTGCCGAACCGCGTTGAACCAGTCGTTCAGCCAATCTCGAGTGTGTGATTTCTGTGAGGCACTGACTAGTGCCATAGTCAACATCGGGTTCGCAGGCGATGAGGGGTCCTCTAAGCCATTTAGCAATGCAAAGTTGACCAAATCAGCAGGAGCCGACTGTAAAGCAAAAGCTGCACGAAAGGCGAGAAACTGATGAGGGGCTATTAGCTTGTTTTGCAGGGTCGAATTTGCAATCGCTTGGGCTTGATGTGAGCACTCCATATCCGAGCTTACGATACATGCACCGTAGAGCAGAGCAGTAGAGCGTTCGTCGCCAAATGCGGCTTTAGGGATTTCGATGCCAGTCAGCTTGCCGCATCGTATCTCTATCGAGCTTTCGGTTTCGGAAAGCAGCAGTGGGAGATGTCGATCATCTGGTAAGGTGTCTACGGGTGCAATTGTTCCGCAAATTTCTGCTGCCTGTTGGATGGCCAATTTTAACTCGAAGGTTTTTGACGCTCCAAGGTTTGAGGAATCTGCTTTTAGTGAGACAAATCCATGGGCGTTCAAATTCTTTGCGCGCCGAGCGATTTTTAGGTCTGACGCCAGAGAAGGTAAAGTCTCTTCATTCCATTGCTGTAGATCCGAAAAATTGACCGTCAAGGATTTCTGTGTGTCCTGCTTAGGAGTTGGATTGATTTCAAAGTGCCATTTATAATGAAATTTACTTGTAGGCCTGCAGAAGCGAACCAATAGCGTCGGTACATCTAGCTGGTGGAAATACTGAAGCTGCTCCAAACTGAGAGTTGTGCTGGTTTCCTTTCTTGTGTCATCGGTGCCTCGCAGTTGAACATAGAACATGAGGCCAGTGGCGGTCCCGTCTGTCTCAAAAATTTCGACCTCTAAGTCGGTCCCGTAGTCAGATGACTTTGGGCGCGAAACCCATTCATCAGGAAGCAAGCGGTCAAATTGCCTCCGGCTAGCATCTTCAATTTGATGGTTATTATGACGTTTGGGCAATTAGATATCTCAAACTTATTCGTACAAAACACTACAATTCTGACACCTTACGATTGTTTTGGCCAGAGGGTTCGGTATCAAGAATCCACAAGGTATTGATGGAGCAGTATATTGCCAAAACGATCTATTTCTCAAAGGACAGGTGACCAAGCCGAGCATCTTGCCCAAGGGGCTTTTCTAGATGCTCCGAATTGGATTTGTCGAACACAGTCGCATGACTTTGGGATTGATCTGGAAGCAGAGCTCATCGACATAACCGACGGTTTCGAAGAACTGTCCGGCGCACTTGTGAAAATTCAGGTCAAAGGGACTCTCAAACCGATTTTTAAGAACCGCGGCTATTATATTCGGCTGAAGACCGATTATTTGAAATACGCTAACCAGTTTAGAGTTCCGGTACTCCTTCTCTTGGTGAACGTCCGAAGTAAAGAAATACACTATTTATGGCTGCAAGAGTATCTAATTGGCAGGGAAGATATTTTGTATGGGGCCAAAAGCGTTCTGGTCAAGGTTCCAGAAGAAAACGTGTTGAACCACTCGTTCGGTCATCAGTTACCTGAGATAGCGCTGGGCGTGACCAGTGGGTCTCAGTTGATGGCAGTCCAGAAGCTATTTGAAGTGTTTTCATCAAAGTATGATCGAAAGGCATTGGAGCTGGCTTCAGGCCTCCTTGAACATCTCGGTGAAGGGGGGCACGTTTCAATATTCAATGGGACCATAGACAAGCTGATCAAACGAGGGCCGCACTTATCTCGAGTAGGCTCACAAGAATTCGGGAAAATCCTAGTCGACCTAACCCGTCGCTTTGGAGACAAGCTGAGCGCTGAACAGGTTCTTAAGATGGTTGTCAGGGGCGATACATACTCTTGGGCAGGTCTAGATGGCCTACTGGGTCTATATGATGGGTTTCCTGATCACGCAAAAGCACTGAACCTCGCGCGTCGCTTCGATGAAATCGAATTGTATGAATTGAGTTGGTATTGCCGTTTTCGCGAAGCGCATGCCCAACTGGCCTCGATGAGTATCTGGGGGCAAATTTCCAAACTTGAAACAGCGTTTCCAACTGGGTCTGGTGTACTATTCATTCCTGATGAAGCACGCGATTATTGCTACTCAAAATGGCCAAACCGTGCCGACATGATTTATCTACAATCGCTTCATTTCAAAGAGCCTTCGGCCCAACATATGGACGAGGGGTCGGATGGTGAAAATTGAATGCTGGGTGCCGGTGGGGTGCCAAAATACTTGGGCTGGCTTGGAAACAATTGGCTAGCCCTGAGACGGCCTGCGATCTCTAAGAAATTGATCCCATTGAAGGATTGCGGCGGCCTAAGGCAGCTTGCGAGGGTTTGAATGGAAACCTAGGAAAATTGAAAATC containing:
- a CDS encoding DNA-primase RepB domain-containing protein; this encodes MRTRVKAKARPRKGHPYAFKDYNDDCVIHQSMVGFLHDIWKGAPKPSFFFVATTDPDGNHWREHIVRANDVTVGLNRFLNTHSRWDFNLYFCPNPFSVERRKTEFALPTRLAWCDIDDSDPSAYEPHPNHLWETSPGRFQGLWLWDKRYSIEEAERFSRSLADRHGGDNGWTITKMLRVPGSINHKPKYDEPFVKLVSRNWNRVAERPEPTPDNGRSYQRTYKALGMDHLAFTPLEVLKNHRAKLSASTRSLIRHKQVQADNRSNRIYALVAGLYEANATLDEIASVVWSSPYFRDKYGDDLSALETEVSRIIAKKEGAK
- a CDS encoding helix-turn-helix transcriptional regulator — protein: MNISDGQKALATRADLKRLGIIVSNSTLLRWEARGRFPRRVRLAGTSVAWLLNEIEQWLAERAEERSRTHYAEF
- a CDS encoding tyrosine-type recombinase/integrase, giving the protein MKQMLTTKSLDAMPPAAVKRYEVRDQKTNGLHVRVSTTGAKVFYTLVRPNGSRRRVKIGPYPVVSLADARRRAMEIARDVELGEFDKTPEVSEVSTDTLGEMIPKFIELHAKPNTKDWKRTESVLHKFDGLKDRPIDQIKRQDVSKVLDSIIANGTPTRANRALSAIKKLMNWCVMRGDIETSPVALLRPPTREIPRDRVLNDDEIPMIWQHSDAEDYPFGPFLKLLMMTGQRRAEVSDMRWSELNLDEGIWELPASRVKNARLHIVPLPPQAVDILRSLHRFLDSDFVFTTTGRSAISGFGRLKERIEATLPENTPDWRFHDFRRTASTGMAKIGVAPHVIDAVTNHKSGVVSGVGATYNRYTYFNEKREALELWANELTKITTARSETSAGRKSE
- a CDS encoding PIN domain-containing protein is translated as MKYDAITIDTQVVYSNDLELDTGLVGQLDQFKDGLVQFLLSEITVREIHKPLMEKAKATHDALTKAIRAGRSNDQLSDQQCSELEAIRDGMIRPSEHAKNQLAEFATNTGAEVVAADTVAVKPLLDRYFRNDAPFASKGKKNEFPDAIALLTLERWAIEKQKRILAVSNDGDWKSFAEQCEHIDVVDDLGKALEVLNELAEETVPLAKNVLGLISAGDPDLTHNLRSFLEDAVESECPYLEFDGPMPGEDEGASLSLVSFEIPGLEDESTDIDIVRVGTQGFAFRVPVSITANVYAEISFSIRDSIDKDYVPMGSTSVEQETEFDAFLLLEISHFIDDEDEKSVVYEIDNVELLDAPSSVDVGYIDHSLAEPDYDFEMEYMLEEQGQH
- a CDS encoding DUF4365 domain-containing protein, whose protein sequence is MPKRHNNHQIEDASRRQFDRLLPDEWVSRPKSSDYGTDLEVEIFETDGTATGLMFYVQLRGTDDTRKETSTTLSLEQLQYFHQLDVPTLLVRFCRPTSKFHYKWHFEINPTPKQDTQKSLTVNFSDLQQWNEETLPSLASDLKIARRAKNLNAHGFVSLKADSSNLGASKTFELKLAIQQAAEICGTIAPVDTLPDDRHLPLLLSETESSIEIRCGKLTGIEIPKAAFGDERSTALLYGACIVSSDMECSHQAQAIANSTLQNKLIAPHQFLAFRAAFALQSAPADLVNFALLNGLEDPSSPANPMLTMALVSASQKSHTRDWLNDWFNAVRQFAIQNDMQGPAAATFYNQGNVALQTANFADAVWYYNQARKLRPEYLTTDYFLREFGGALYNSRHYLPASKLYESAITDTSAATDWHRLGDAQLLSGEIELATKSYKTAEGSQRLSPEKFSSQMKLSLCDWLFEKYGENLVVRWHEASKILRDIEGLNLQHEQEFQRILDSANALDPVSNFNVGVSCSARSEFNDALHHFLLCGIQCPHDLEAWSNAIKCAWNIDHHAFFAVLSAAYAHNALDGYAHFRRDLVDQGMPDNLIETLDALVGELDDPTLVSNEFTSWVQRYSSEGDTKQSG
- a CDS encoding DUF4365 domain-containing protein; translated protein: MPKRSISQRTGDQAEHLAQGAFLDAPNWICRTQSHDFGIDLEAELIDITDGFEELSGALVKIQVKGTLKPIFKNRGYYIRLKTDYLKYANQFRVPVLLLLVNVRSKEIHYLWLQEYLIGREDILYGAKSVLVKVPEENVLNHSFGHQLPEIALGVTSGSQLMAVQKLFEVFSSKYDRKALELASGLLEHLGEGGHVSIFNGTIDKLIKRGPHLSRVGSQEFGKILVDLTRRFGDKLSAEQVLKMVVRGDTYSWAGLDGLLGLYDGFPDHAKALNLARRFDEIELYELSWYCRFREAHAQLASMSIWGQISKLETAFPTGSGVLFIPDEARDYCYSKWPNRADMIYLQSLHFKEPSAQHMDEGSDGEN